Proteins encoded within one genomic window of Bermanella sp. WJH001:
- a CDS encoding glutathione S-transferase yields the protein MITLHHLNNSRSQRIIWLLEELGIEYNIQFYQRDPITILAPQSLKDVHPLGKSPVITDDATGITLAESGAIIEYLIAKYGSQFKPSESDDQYWQYIYWLHFSEGSLMPPMVMRLVFMKMRSAPMPFFIKPVAKMLADKVLKSFVSPNIKHSLAYIESHLEKNSWFCGDQLTGADFQMSFPLEASAARGLIGDEYPNIKKYVKTFQARPAYQAGLAKGGEYDYA from the coding sequence ATGATTACTTTACATCACCTAAATAACTCCCGATCCCAGCGTATTATTTGGTTATTAGAAGAACTTGGCATCGAATACAACATTCAGTTTTACCAACGGGACCCTATTACAATTTTGGCTCCTCAAAGCCTAAAAGATGTACACCCTCTAGGTAAAAGCCCTGTCATTACCGATGATGCAACCGGTATTACCCTAGCGGAAAGTGGCGCTATTATTGAGTATTTAATCGCCAAGTACGGCTCGCAATTCAAGCCTAGCGAAAGCGATGATCAATATTGGCAGTATATTTATTGGCTTCATTTTAGTGAGGGTTCATTGATGCCGCCTATGGTCATGCGCCTAGTGTTCATGAAAATGCGCTCAGCACCTATGCCGTTTTTTATTAAACCGGTGGCAAAAATGCTGGCAGATAAAGTCCTTAAAAGCTTTGTGTCACCCAATATTAAACATTCACTGGCTTATATCGAGTCTCATCTTGAAAAGAACTCTTGGTTTTGCGGTGATCAACTAACCGGTGCTGATTTTCAAATGAGTTTTCCATTAGAAGCATCTGCAGCACGGGGACTCATCGGTGATGAATATCCAAATATCAAAAAGTATGTAAAAACCTTTCAAGCTCGCCCAGCCTATCAGGCCGGTTTAGCCAAAGGCGGCGAATACGACTACGCCTAG
- a CDS encoding penicillin acylase family protein — protein MVRTLKVTLSVLLVLLLLTCMYFYISLRQSLPLLDGTYAFSDLHNTVTIERDEQGIPTIQTGARSDTAFALGFLHAQERLFQMDLLRKNSAGELSELFGDRALNVDRKMRVHQFRKRAQLAVDALPEQHKTILQAYTLGVNAGINSLEEKPFEYHILNTTPALWQHADSALVLISMYIDLQPQWSQSERSLAVMKDELPQDWFDFLTSQGGYWDAPLQGQPLKENTSIPKKPLASFSQDIRNAEQTSDYQFFDQIHYGSNNWSVSGDLTKHGSAMVADDMHLKLRVPNIWYRASWYLSDGRRMTGASLPGTPAIVVGSNEHIAWGFTNSQGDYHDVIVLKTNEEKTQYLTKAGFVDFDLELETIKIKGKKNEQAKIKRTQWGPVIGENQKGELLAMRWVAHDVEGINFRLLDLETADDVNEALAIAAESGVPGQNLNVVDKAGNQAWTIMGRLPQRFGFETGMGKHYSGSQLPQDWSQGDKGWQGYLPVEDYPKVVNPNDDRIWTANARIVSGDALKKVGVNNYALGPRQKQIRDDLYAINQFSEQDFLDIQLDDRAVFLQRWHDLLLTLVSDNKEDYSDVINALNNWEARASSTSSGYLLVKRFRENIVDQTAGSIYRYLDANSNEFWPSSIDNFIEYPVWQLITEQPHEHVPVGFQTWNEFLFAMLDKTLNTLLKEGGHLHDITWGDTNTLSIQHPLSKAVPMLGLLLDMPAVKMSGDTYMPRVQKPSSGASQRFAVSPGHEEDGYFHMATGQSGHPLSSYYDAGHGDWVDGRASSFLPGPTKWVLTLQPQ, from the coding sequence ATGGTTCGAACATTAAAAGTAACCTTGTCTGTCTTACTTGTGTTATTACTGCTTACCTGTATGTATTTCTATATTAGCCTTAGACAAAGTTTACCTTTGCTTGATGGTACTTATGCCTTTTCTGATTTACACAATACCGTGACTATTGAGCGAGATGAGCAAGGCATTCCCACCATTCAAACAGGGGCGCGCAGTGATACGGCATTTGCTTTAGGTTTTTTGCATGCGCAAGAGCGTTTATTTCAAATGGACCTACTACGTAAGAATAGCGCAGGGGAATTGAGTGAATTATTTGGTGATCGGGCGCTTAACGTTGATCGTAAAATGCGAGTTCATCAATTTAGAAAACGTGCCCAGTTAGCAGTTGATGCATTACCTGAGCAGCATAAAACCATTTTGCAGGCATACACCCTAGGTGTAAATGCCGGTATAAACTCTTTAGAAGAAAAGCCGTTTGAATATCATATTTTAAATACGACACCCGCATTGTGGCAGCATGCAGATAGCGCTTTGGTTTTAATTAGCATGTACATTGATTTGCAGCCACAGTGGAGCCAAAGTGAGCGTTCATTAGCGGTAATGAAGGACGAATTACCACAAGATTGGTTTGACTTTCTGACCAGCCAAGGGGGCTATTGGGACGCACCTTTACAGGGGCAGCCATTAAAAGAAAATACAAGCATACCTAAAAAACCTTTGGCCTCATTCTCACAAGATATTCGCAATGCCGAACAAACCAGCGACTACCAGTTTTTTGATCAAATACATTACGGCTCTAATAATTGGTCTGTTTCGGGGGATTTAACCAAACACGGTTCAGCCATGGTTGCTGATGATATGCACTTAAAGTTAAGAGTACCTAATATTTGGTATCGAGCGAGCTGGTATCTAAGTGACGGGCGACGTATGACAGGGGCTAGTTTACCCGGCACGCCAGCGATTGTAGTGGGTAGTAATGAGCATATTGCATGGGGGTTTACAAACAGCCAAGGGGATTACCATGATGTCATTGTGTTAAAAACAAATGAGGAAAAAACCCAGTATTTAACCAAAGCGGGATTTGTGGATTTTGATTTAGAACTAGAGACCATCAAAATAAAAGGCAAAAAAAATGAACAGGCTAAAATAAAACGAACACAATGGGGCCCTGTCATTGGTGAAAATCAAAAAGGTGAATTACTAGCCATGCGTTGGGTGGCTCACGATGTTGAAGGTATTAACTTTAGGTTGCTGGATTTAGAAACCGCTGATGATGTCAATGAGGCGTTAGCCATCGCAGCGGAGTCTGGTGTACCGGGACAAAACTTAAATGTGGTGGATAAAGCGGGTAATCAAGCGTGGACGATTATGGGACGATTACCGCAGCGTTTTGGTTTTGAAACTGGAATGGGTAAACACTATAGCGGCAGCCAACTACCACAAGATTGGAGCCAAGGTGATAAGGGTTGGCAAGGATATTTGCCTGTTGAGGATTACCCTAAAGTTGTAAACCCTAACGATGATCGAATTTGGACAGCCAATGCCCGTATTGTTAGTGGAGATGCACTTAAAAAAGTAGGCGTCAATAATTACGCGTTAGGGCCAAGACAAAAACAGATTCGTGATGATTTGTATGCAATAAATCAATTTAGTGAACAAGATTTTTTAGACATACAACTGGACGACCGAGCGGTATTTTTACAGCGCTGGCATGACTTGCTTTTGACTTTAGTCTCTGACAATAAAGAAGATTATAGCGATGTTATTAATGCATTAAATAACTGGGAAGCACGAGCAAGCAGTACCAGCTCAGGTTATCTATTAGTTAAGCGTTTTCGCGAAAACATTGTGGATCAAACAGCTGGTAGCATTTACCGCTATTTAGATGCTAACAGTAATGAATTTTGGCCATCGTCTATTGATAATTTTATCGAGTATCCAGTTTGGCAGTTGATAACTGAGCAGCCACACGAACATGTGCCTGTAGGTTTTCAAACATGGAATGAATTTCTATTTGCCATGCTTGATAAAACCCTTAACACATTATTAAAAGAGGGTGGTCATTTACATGACATTACATGGGGGGATACGAATACTTTATCGATTCAACACCCGCTTAGCAAAGCGGTACCCATGTTGGGGTTGTTATTGGATATGCCTGCGGTAAAAATGAGTGGTGATACCTATATGCCACGTGTACAAAAGCCGAGCTCTGGCGCGTCACAGCGATTTGCAGTTTCCCCAGGTCATGAAGAAGACGGTTATTTTCATATGGCCACAGGCCAAAGTGGGCACCCGTTGTCATCTTATTATGATGCTGGGCACGGTGATTGGGTAGATGGGCGTGCTTCATCATTTTTACCTGGCCCAACTAAGTGGGTGTTAACTTTGCAGCCGCAATAA
- a CDS encoding phosphoribosylaminoimidazolesuccinocarboxamide synthase, protein MAQAQNVLAVNNDLPIRTDKPVHSGKVRSVYWLTEADSKRLIAEKGYNVASDAPLAIMVISDRISAFDCIWHGEGGLQGIPGKGAALNAISNHWFQLFKDNGLADSHILDIPHPFVWIVQKARPVMIEAICRSYITGSMWRSYSKGEREFCGIQLPDGLGKDQKLPELLMTPSTKGILKGIPGVPEQDDVNVSRQDIRDNYAAFNLKSEQDIDLYEKLLSEGFNVISNALAEIDQIFVDTKFEFGYVSDANGIEKLIYMDEVGTPDSSRIWDGQQYQQGKVVENSKEGFRQLLLNHFPDPDILLNKDRMDEREALARDNALPAEVFEQVSQTYIGIAEKIIGRPLHLSQNPKQEIIDVLKHDYGLID, encoded by the coding sequence ATGGCTCAGGCTCAAAATGTATTAGCGGTAAATAACGACCTTCCAATTCGTACCGACAAACCTGTACACAGTGGCAAAGTTCGCAGTGTCTACTGGCTTACCGAAGCTGATAGCAAACGCCTGATTGCAGAAAAAGGCTACAATGTTGCATCCGATGCCCCCCTTGCCATCATGGTCATTAGTGATCGCATCAGTGCATTTGACTGTATCTGGCACGGTGAAGGCGGCCTACAGGGTATCCCTGGAAAAGGCGCTGCACTGAATGCTATTTCAAATCATTGGTTTCAGTTATTCAAAGACAATGGACTAGCCGATAGCCATATCCTTGATATCCCTCACCCTTTTGTATGGATTGTTCAAAAAGCTCGACCAGTGATGATCGAGGCCATTTGCCGATCTTATATTACTGGCTCCATGTGGCGTTCATACAGTAAAGGTGAGCGTGAGTTCTGCGGTATTCAATTACCCGACGGTTTAGGCAAGGACCAAAAACTGCCAGAGCTATTAATGACACCCAGTACCAAGGGCATTTTAAAAGGTATTCCCGGTGTGCCTGAACAAGATGATGTGAATGTGAGCCGTCAAGACATTCGTGATAACTACGCTGCGTTTAACCTTAAAAGTGAACAAGACATCGACCTGTACGAAAAGCTACTCAGCGAAGGGTTTAATGTGATCAGTAACGCGCTTGCTGAGATTGATCAAATTTTTGTGGATACCAAATTCGAATTTGGTTACGTAAGCGATGCAAATGGCATTGAAAAACTGATTTACATGGATGAAGTGGGCACACCCGATAGTTCACGTATTTGGGATGGCCAGCAATACCAACAAGGCAAGGTTGTAGAAAACAGCAAAGAAGGTTTCCGACAATTACTGCTGAATCACTTCCCAGACCCTGATATTTTATTAAACAAAGATCGTATGGACGAACGAGAAGCCCTTGCACGTGATAATGCTTTGCCTGCTGAAGTGTTTGAACAAGTCAGCCAAACCTATATTGGTATTGCTGAGAAAATCATTGGACGCCCATTACATCTTTCACAAAATCCAAAACAAGAAATCATTGATGTTCTTAAACATGATTATGGTTTGATTGATTAA